Within the Telopea speciosissima isolate NSW1024214 ecotype Mountain lineage chromosome 4, Tspe_v1, whole genome shotgun sequence genome, the region TTcatggggaaaaagaagaatttcACATTAACCAGATAATGAAAAATGCAAACTAATATGTTGCTTGGACAGAGATGAAGTATATACACCCAGATGACATCTTCTACTCTTCTGTATGCTACACCCTTCTTCCActttcccctcttttgattGCCCTTGTGTTAGAAAATCTACTGTCATAACCTTACAGAATATCACCTGAATCCATGAAACTTATTTTCCCTAATCCTTCCATAACGTATCCCAAAACAACCAGCTGCTTAAGTCCAAAAGGCCTCTTACTGTTATTTTTCCAAGTGACAATGCTCACCATAAGAAATCCAACAAGGGGCTGAGCCACTGTTCTCTGATAGGAAACACTGCCAATAGAATCAACAGAAACATCCTGCATTATTCTCTTATTATCTTCTCCTTTGCACCTGCCAACAGGTCTAGGAGTTGACAGGAATGTTGCCAGATTTGATCTGCAATTTCTAGATTTTGTTAGTCATCTCCAGCACTTTTAGCAGCATTTATACTCATTGAATTTCTATATATGCACCATAGATGGTTTACATTTGGCTGCAAAACCGCCACGCATTTCCTCTGCCCAAGTGTTTGCTAGGCATCGTTGTGGATGGAAACTCTAATAATTCTCATTATATCTGGTATGGTTAACTTTAGAATGGAACACACTCTTTGCTGCTCAGAGGTTTCATTCAGTCCTAACATCCCATATAAGTTGTTATTTGCtattgcatacattatgatttATCCAAAGTTATATTATAACGAGCAAAATTTGACCCATATGATACATATAagagaatatgaagaaaaaaaaatacttttgtGATGGGTTCTGTAGTACCCATCAATTAATTAGCAAAAAGAATACTTTTTCAGACTCTGGGAAATAGAGTGCTATTTATAAAATGAAGACATACACAGAGAGAAAACTGATTGGCTGTAGGAGATGATTGGGGTTTTCAAGTCTGTTTCACTCCCTATAGGATGTCTATCACCAGAGCAAAAAAAAGTTGGTGAGCACCTGATTTCAAGATTCAAAAACCAGCACCTTTGACGTATGTACTCACAACTCCAATGGGATAGGCAAAATCTGCTTCAACCCAGCTTAAAACCACATACACACCCCCAAAGATACCTGAAGGAGAGAAAATATGGCAGAGGAATGGAGTGGATAAAGGCCAAAGGTATGAATGCTAGAAAACCCGCTGAATGTGATCCTCATATAGAAGTGATGGGGACAAAGCTAAAGGGAGCGATCGTAGTAGTTCTCCAACAAAAAGTCTTCTAGAGTGTCTACAAAACCTTAACAAAGGTCACAAATACACTTGAATGaaatcatccacaaatgaaagaAATAACTGTTCAAAACGTAAGCTTCCAAAAgtagattttctttttctttttcccaaccTTTTTCTCAAAACAGAGTACAACACTTCACTGGGTTTAGGGGTCTTAAACCCTATatagttttgaaaatttttggaaCTTCACATACTTCGAAGAAAGTAACACTGGAACTAAGACTTGAGGAACCACAAAAAACGATTGCATTCCCAGTGTAAACTGCGAAGGAATGATATTTGATGGGTTCAATCGTTTGTTAGTTGGTGGGTGGAACTTGAGTTCACGAAGACCCATTCTGTGGTTAGTCAGTGTAGATATATCAGGTTAGTTCACCTTTTGGTTGGATACATCTATTACATACTAAGATATAGTCAACTAATAATAACAGAAATTGAATGAATAAATAACCCACAAATTATTACCTAAATCTGCAACTATGCCATTACTATCTATCAATTAATGCAATTAGGGTCATATCTTCACCTTTTTATGGCTCCATAACCATGACTGCCCACCACCAATATGGATGCGTGGTGTTTCTCCACGGCCTCACAGAGAACATTCCTAGCATCTCCTTCCACCATTTCCACTAGCAGATCATTAACCTGCACATTGTTCAAAATGTTAAGAGAAGATACCATAAGAGCAAAGTGGCCACTGCACTGTCAATTTAGATAATTTTCTTCTGGGACAGATGACCTGATTTCGGTTTAAAATTTTTCCACGGTAAAAACATGTTTAAATAGATAGAATAATCCAACTGAATCAAGTCAAAAATCAGCCTTGCAGATTTCAGTTGGGAACAACAAACTGGTGGGTGGCCACTACTTCTTATGTCCAAAGGTCAGGGCACCGGAAGTTACTCTGGTTAATGGTGTAGCAGTGTTGAACTTAAAGTCAAATTCATACAGGCAATGATTGTGCAGATCCAATGGAAAAGCAACTACATGAATCGATTTATGTCGGATAAACAAAAGAGGTGATCCACTAGAGATCTTCAAAGATAGTCACGAAATAAAGAGCTTAGGATTCTTATTACTACAAATTATTTCTTTATTCTGCAATTCCCAGATGAAATCACATAGGAAGCAAAATGACGGTTTTGGAAATCTAAAAACTATACGATTAATTCTGATAAGACCATATCATTATCAAAGTGATTCTCACTGATTTACTGATGCAGATCTTCTTCGCCTTCTCAATAACTCTAGTTGCTATCGTTTTGAGATCTGTCTCCACGAAGGGCAAAACATCGGCAGCTCCTGCAAATATTCTAAGACAAATTAGGGAGGAACCTCACTCCTCATGGAAACAGGAACTTAAAGGTGAAATCCTCCAGTtattaaggaagaagaaaagtccTAGTTTGCCATCAAATCAAGAGAAGTTGGAAaagtcacaaaaaaaaaaaaaaagaaaaaaaaaagtgagagtTTCAGAGTTGGTTACGCTACCAGGTCCAGCCAATCCGACAACGGAAATGGGACTGGGCTTGGCGTGAACAAC harbors:
- the LOC122659994 gene encoding universal stress protein PHOS34-like; its protein translation is MATAEKSVIVVGIDDSEHSFYALNWAIDHFCAPFASNPPYNLVVVHAKPSPISVVGLAGPGAADVLPFVETDLKTIATRVIEKAKKICISKSVNDLLVEMVEGDARNVLCEAVEKHHASILVVGSHGYGAIKRAVLGSVSDYCAHHAHCSVMIVKKPKIKH